The Terriglobus tenax genome contains a region encoding:
- a CDS encoding M20/M25/M40 family metallo-hydrolase, which produces MATQTKPKLGIRPYGDETQKIDLSKEPEDLKKVFKYIDDHIDDHVEAFQKMIQQPSISNSGEGIPETAEMVKGMFDRLGCQESKVYDMGMTEWGQPGNPVVYAHCDEGQPKTLVVYWMYDTMPVTQPDLWVAPPFEGRIVDGKTAGIDPAIKKVLVGRGATNTKGPEITQYNAIMSMKEALGKLPVNLIFVAEGDEERMSMGLRKFVTSHPELFKDADAMLGGGGSEGLMYVELTTSGTKWGRGPTVSDIHGIFKRSVDSPAWRHIQMLASLTSKDGNTPMIDGFNDGIAPLNASEQKLLENAAKKVDLKKTAENIGVARFIADDPLKMTMMSRHGTAFNLDGIWGGNMYANGSGAILPNKITSKHSIRYIPNMHSADILKKLRAQLDKNGYKDVDIHFVGDQPWSKMSYDTDIAHSVDQMSAHFGLPPRERADGDSILMDSAGAGAWPGYLFTNAEQGDPNIKPLGLPIAGARVGTGGRAHAANEYYVIEGAGKTLGMAAAEKSIAEIIYNFAHTTTVPTKSGRK; this is translated from the coding sequence GTGGCGACACAAACGAAGCCAAAGCTTGGCATTCGTCCCTATGGCGATGAGACGCAGAAGATTGATTTGTCGAAAGAGCCCGAGGATCTGAAGAAGGTCTTCAAGTACATCGATGACCACATTGACGATCACGTGGAAGCCTTTCAGAAGATGATTCAGCAGCCCTCCATCTCCAACTCCGGCGAGGGCATTCCGGAGACGGCCGAGATGGTGAAGGGCATGTTCGATCGCCTCGGCTGCCAAGAGTCGAAGGTCTACGACATGGGCATGACGGAGTGGGGCCAACCCGGCAATCCCGTTGTGTACGCCCACTGCGATGAAGGGCAGCCAAAGACGCTGGTTGTTTATTGGATGTATGACACCATGCCGGTCACGCAGCCTGACCTTTGGGTAGCTCCTCCATTCGAAGGCCGCATCGTCGACGGTAAGACCGCCGGCATCGACCCCGCGATTAAGAAGGTACTCGTTGGCCGTGGTGCGACCAACACGAAGGGACCCGAGATCACGCAGTACAACGCGATCATGTCGATGAAGGAAGCGTTGGGCAAGCTTCCCGTCAACCTGATCTTCGTTGCCGAAGGTGACGAAGAGCGCATGTCCATGGGTCTGCGCAAGTTCGTCACATCGCACCCTGAGCTCTTCAAGGACGCCGATGCCATGCTTGGCGGCGGCGGCTCGGAAGGCCTGATGTATGTGGAGCTGACCACCAGCGGCACCAAGTGGGGCCGCGGTCCTACCGTCTCCGATATCCACGGCATCTTCAAGCGCTCGGTGGACAGCCCGGCATGGCGCCACATCCAGATGCTTGCTTCGCTCACCTCGAAGGACGGCAATACCCCGATGATTGACGGATTCAACGACGGCATCGCTCCGCTCAATGCATCGGAACAGAAGCTGCTGGAGAATGCTGCTAAGAAGGTCGACCTGAAGAAGACCGCCGAGAATATCGGCGTAGCCCGCTTCATCGCCGATGATCCTCTGAAGATGACCATGATGTCCCGTCACGGTACGGCGTTCAATCTCGACGGCATCTGGGGCGGCAACATGTATGCCAACGGTTCGGGCGCGATCCTCCCGAACAAGATCACGTCGAAGCACAGCATCCGCTACATCCCGAACATGCACTCGGCAGACATCCTGAAGAAGCTGCGCGCGCAGCTGGACAAGAACGGCTACAAGGATGTCGACATCCACTTCGTCGGCGATCAGCCATGGTCGAAGATGTCATACGACACCGACATCGCGCACTCAGTGGACCAGATGAGCGCGCACTTCGGCCTGCCTCCTCGCGAACGTGCCGATGGCGATTCCATCCTGATGGATTCAGCGGGTGCCGGTGCATGGCCGGGTTACCTGTTCACCAACGCCGAACAGGGCGATCCGAACATCAAGCCGCTTGGTCTTCCCATCGCAGGAGCCCGCGTCGGTACCGGTGGACGCGCCCACGCGGCAAACGAGTATTACGTCATTGAGGGTGCAGGCAAGACCCTCGGTATGGCCGCCGCTGAGAAGTCCATCGCGGAGATCATCTACAACTTCGCACATACAACCACCGTTCCCACAAAGAGCGGGCGTAAGTAG